A region of the Arachis hypogaea cultivar Tifrunner chromosome 15, arahy.Tifrunner.gnm2.J5K5, whole genome shotgun sequence genome:
AACGAAAAACACCAAACTATCATTGCTAGTATTGAAAAGTAAGTACGTTTACTAATTACCACTGTTAAAATTTACCTATGCAATATGTATAATAGTATTGAAATGAGTAAATATTACTTATATCAATTTGGATGTGTTTCAACAATTATTTGGATGCCATTTTGTAAATCTAGATGTGTTTAAGTGACTCCGTTTGTGTTATATTATATTGACATAAAGTACATAGTGTGTGTAGTCATGAGCTCTAAGAAGAAGTTGTTGCTGAATGTGAAGCACCTAGCCCCATGAGCAACGAAGAGCACCATGTTGTCAATGAATCGAGTGTAAAGTAAATACATGTACCAATTATTGTTGTTTCTATCTAGGGATACAATATGTACACTAGTATTTAAGCGATTGTAAACTGGATTTCTTTGGATTGGCTGTCCATCTTTTATTTGGGGAGTGCATGACATTAAAGTGTTTAGATATGTTGTGTATTTCGGACCCCACAGAAGTGTGAATAATATGAAAAGCGGCGAGGTTGATCATGGAATACCCCAAGATGGTGCTAAAGAGTGCAATAGGCTTTCCTCGAAACCAACATTTATCAATAACACTCTACCAATGCCTGCTCCAGTTATAATCTCACCGGATTTTGATGAAGATGCAAAAGAGAAGGTGTACAGATGGGTAATAGATGACAGAAATCCGTTGGATGAAGTTATCGTGTGGTACCGGACACATTATACGTTGGACCTAACACGAAGAGATCTGAAAACATTAAAAAGGAGGGAATGGGTCGACGGTCGGGtaaaaaatctaacaaataataactatatatatagaattttaaCCTACTTTTATCATCTTTTTTCATTTTGTCCTTTATGCTTTTATGCATGTGCAGGTGATAGAGTGCATGTGTCCACTCTTTAATGGGCTCCCAGCCAAGAGGTTTCAAGAAGAATTCTACTGCATTAATCCAATAATATTGGTATGATGAACACATATCAATGTTactttttacttgtttttacACCGATACACTTAGTAATAAACTAATACGGACTAAATGTGTATAGGGTCGTGTTATGACACCTATGAATGTTGAAAAATTTGAGGACAAACACAACTCAGAGTATGTGGGGTTAGCAGAATGTTGGGGGAACGAGATTCGTCTGTTCAACAAGGTAGAAGCAGCCAAGAGACATACGGTATATGTTCAAAAATATTACATCCAACAAGTATAAAGTTTTTTGTGCATCCCTTTGTATCTTTGTAAGAGTATCGAAAAATAAAATCCGAGTATGATGCAGTTCTTTGTACTCATCTGCCTGGATAATCACTGGTGGTTGTATGCTTTTCATCCAATAAGTGCGACATTCTTTGCTCTTGACTCCCTATTTAGACCCCCTCTTACCGATCATAGGGTGAAAGTGGATGAATATGCGGTAAGTATAAACATGGTCGATACAAATTTCAATCATGTCCAATTAAGATCAATAACCAATTGCATCTGAATAATTTTGGTATGTCCTCTTATATACAGGCTAAGTTTATTGACGAGTTGGCCCAACTCACTTTTTCATGGTACAAAGTCCAGGACGAGGGCATAGGAAAGCCCTTTATGTGGATGTTCCGATTCAACCAAACAAGTATGGTTCAATGTGATGTCTTATTTTATTGGATATCAACACCAAATTAATTTGATGCATATTTGCTTTTCTCTTGATTGATAGTTATGACTGCGGagtttttgtcattaaattcatggatTCATGGGATCCAGAAATTCTTGACATGGATGATTATGTTGTGCCAGTTTGGACAACGGTAGGCCATAGATCCATTTAGAAcaatatttctaatattttttatgatattattgTTTAGTGACATTGAACATTAATGCATGCAGGAAGACATGGCTATAATGAGGAGGAAGTACCTACTAGACATCGTGCTTGATCCGTGGAATGGTTATCTGAATACCGTGGAGGCTGTTGCCCATGCCCCTTTACACCGTGCGCctcaaaggaataaaagaaaagagtTGAGAGATCCTTGGACTGCGCCAAACACTACTGAGCTAACAAGAAGAGCAGAAGAGGCAGCATGCAGGAGGGCCAATAGGAGACACAGGAAAACATAGCACTGTGCaaataaaattagctattaaaatgGACATATTTTGCTCATTAATCTAGGATAtcatctctttatttttttttgttgttaggAGACTCAATTAGCTTTAGTTATTTTCCTATGTTTATCTTTTGTGTTAATTGTTCATGCGTTGTGGATACAGCaattaaaatatatgtaaattaaTAACTAGGTGTCCGTTTTACTTAAACATTTTGGATCAGTAAGgccaaaaacaaaaattatcttGTGCTATCTGATAGAATTTTGGATGTGTTCTAAAAATATGTTCAGTTCGATTGTACTATTTTGTATGTGTAATAAACTTACGACATAAACTAATTTCGACTATTATCTAAAACTACCAACCAATAAcatcaataaaaaaaactaagatGAATAAATACTAATGCTCAAACgagtaataaaattattttggatgtgttttaaaaatattgtgTATATAATATCGTATTATTATATGTGttattattggaaaaataagaacaCGATTTTTATGACTATATCCGTTACATCTTCTCTCTTAAacgctaaattattttttttgcttctttactcaaaatactttattttgtaacagttcaaataagaaaaaaaaaacccaactaataatttacataataaatattaGATGCATTTTATCGAAtaaaaagtcaaaagattaattgTATTCTGTACGTTTATATTTAAAAACTAGAATTTAACGATTTTGAAAATGTTTATATTTAAAAACTAGTAATTTTACGATTTTGTATGtgttttagaaatattttgtatataatatcatactattagatgtgttataattgaaaaataaaaacacaattttTATGACCATACTAGCTACATATTCTCTCTTAAACTCtagattgttttttttttttgcttctttactCAAAATACTCTAAAGGACTTGTCACGTGATTTTTTTATTTCCACAATTTATTAGTCATTTAATTGAGAAAGTACGTATTTTTACAGTTCCATTCAGATATAATTAGTTATCAAAATGGATATATTATGCTCTTTAATCGAGAATGTCATTTTTTATGTTGTTAGGAGACTCAATTAAGCTTAATTATTTTGCTATGTTTATCTTTTATATAATTGTTCATTCACTGTGCATAAACTTGGTTATGCCAGGTAAAATTTGTTTCCAACTGCTAACTAGATTGACTtgcaacacatccaaaatcataaccCATCTTTTAAATTGGTTCCTGAACACATCTAAAACTCATTCATTTGAACCAGTAAACCTAGCCTTTGCAACTGCTAAGTAATATAACATAGATAAGGTCATCCatattaattaaacaaattaccACTCCAAAAATGAGAAACATACCCTACCCTTTTACGACAcatcaaaaatgatatttttgttcTACAAAAAAAGAATTAGAACACATCAAAAATTCATAAATAGAAATGaaattgtcaaaaaaaaaaaaaaaacaggacgCACCCTAATATAAAATTGGAATTTGAAATATGTAAATACTGGAGCTGCTATTGCATGTGTTATCCTTTAGTCAATATTCCTATAAGAGTGCGCCTACAAACAAATATAACAAACTAATGTCAACAAAAAATGGATGAATACaacttaatatataaataaaaagttcTCTGATGCAAAAATCTTACATGAATAGAAGGGTTCTagaacaaattcaacaatgttgTAAATTCCCCCGAGCTTAAGGATTAAGGAATCCATTTGCGTATTTTTTGCATGATGAAAATGTTCAAGAATACAAGAAAAGGTGTTGTGGGTGAAACAGTCTTCTTCAATATGAGCAAAATCCTGCATCCATACATGAacaatatttaaattacaaaatacaAAACTTATAACATACTCTCTAGCAATAAACACTAAATAAACCTTAGGGTGTTTGCTAGCAGTAATGCGTCTCTCGGTGGCCTTGTTTAAATGTTTGTCTCCTTCAACAGCTGCAACTTTCTGTACATATGAGAATATCTTAAATTCAATAGGCTCAACACATGAAAATATAACGAGAGCAACATAATTGTATAAACCATGGCCATCATAACTAACCTTTGTATGTTTACTACTAGCTCGAAGTTTCTTAGTACCATTCTTAATTTTTCGGTCCACATCCACCTCGAGTCTCTTGAAGCTTGGGCGCCCCCTAGGTACCACATGAGGAGGGCTCCGCAAAGCATTTAATCCATCAGGACACTCACTTGTGCATACGCTTTCTGAATGTTTTGCCCGATGCTCGGTAAGTGCCACTTTAGCACTTGCAAAAGCGGAACGCAATATATCAGCCTCCTCCTTGTCATGCACAAAGTCTTGGGCCACATTGTAGAAGTCAACACATAGTCCCCTAAATATATTCATGCTTTCATTAGAGCGTCGTGAGTCGTGACTACTTCTAATATGAGTGTGCTTACGATAAACATTCTTGCTCCACCGAGATAGTATATACGACGAGTTTACCTTGTCAACCCTACATTGGGATAAAACCGATAGGACATGGCAACAGAGGATACCATATGACTCAAACCTGAAGCAGTTGCACCTAACCTGGTGCGAAATAGGACAAAACACAACTTCATACTCGCTGTAAAAAGACATCCCCTTAATTATCTTCTGTTGAGTCTCTTCATAGAAGTATTGGTTGTCCTTCACTACCCTTGGAGACAGGTTGCAGTCACACTTTTTGATAAATTCGGCTTGAACATTGCGAAATATGCCGTTGGTGTACTCATATTGAAGCTGCTTCTCAATAGGAAAGTTCGATACACATGGGATCAGGCCCCTATTGTCTGCTGCATCGCATTCCAACTCCTGTTGTTCCTTATTTGCAAGACAATTGTCATACTGGTGCACAAATTGAATTAAACTTCTCCTACACGTTAGGTACTTATCAAAGAAAGAATGCATGCTCTCACTCCATTGTGTACTCCTCATGCCAGCCCAAAATTCATGCTCTAGAAAAACAAGGACCCATATATTGCGAATATGATAGATATCCGCATTTGAAAGACATATTTGCTTTTAAAATAGTCATCTATGTTGTGTCACTAAACATGCATGAAAGGATATTTAGCTTAAgttcattttttttacaaaatctaGTCAACACTTAAAACGACAAATAAATAGACCAATCAAGTTTTGGATGTGTATTCATACCATTAAGCCAATTGTTGTCATGAAGGGTGTACTCTTCAACGAAGTCATACCATGAACTTTCAAACGTTTCTCGCGAATGAGACTCCCAAATAATCCCATGCATTGTAGCTTTAATTTCCTCATATCGGCTCAACTTTCCAAGTTTATGGGGTATCTTCCTTGTGATGTGCCAAATGCACAATCTATGCCTAGTGTTTGGCATGACATTTCGAATGGCTGTTGCCATGGCCCCGCATTGGTTAGTTAAGATTCCATCTGGTGTTTTTTCCATACATTTTATAAATGTTTGCATGAGCCATTCAAAGGACTCAGTCTCTTCGTTGCCTAATAAAGCACACCCGAAAAGACATGACCTTCCGTGGTGATTAACACCCACAAATGCTGCAACTGGCATCTCATATCTATAAAAAATCAACACGTGGGGCAATCAGTGAGCTTGTAAATTAATGAATCCTTAAAAAaataaaccaagaaaaagaagttaCTTGTTGAGTTTGTATGTGGTGTCAAATGACACCACGTCACCAAAATACTCGTAAGCAGCTCTTGATCGAGCATCCGCCCAAAATGCATGATTGAGACTATTGTCACTATAGAGAAAAATGTCATAGAAGAAATTCGAGTTCTGCTCTTTCATCCTGGTAAAATAGTCTAGCATCTCTTACGCATCAGTATCATCTCCATTGATTCGGAGTTTACCAGATATATAATTTCTAACATCCTTCTCAAAAAATTTCAGATTAGAACGACCACCAGCTTCATCAGCAAGCGCCTGAAAAGTCTTCGAAGGTCGTATACCAGCCTAGTCGTTGCGCTCAATGACATCCTTAACGTGCATGGTGAGTTCCCTGTTTTTCTTAAACATCCAGGACAAACTGGGATCACATCGATGCGTGTGAGCTAATTCTACCTTCGACAGTATCCATTTTCTAAGCTCTGTGTCAAGTTTCACATAGATGCGAGCTTTACAGTGTACAGATGAGACTGTGTTTGACCTTTGGGTTACTGGATTCTTCTTTGTTCGGTATCCATCTCTATTGCACTGTATGGATTCGTTAATGGGTGTTtttctattcttgttgaagttagTGTTTCTTATATGAGGCTCGAATCCCACTTTATTGGCATAGTTGTAGTAAAATTGGCGTGCTTCTTCGAGGATTCCAAATAGCATCCCCACTTTTGGAATCTCCTCATCAGAAATGGTGGGATGAATTATgacctaaaaaaacaaaacatactaacaaGGATTGTGGcacaaaaatgacaaaataatacgtgtatacatatatatttatagtgCCATTACTCGGATATTTGGATGTGTTCacaggaatatatatatatatatatatatatatatatatatatatatatatatatatatatattaaatataaccTATAATTAGCATGCAAGTAAAAAAGTCGGCCATAAATATCAGAAGAATAAATTAATAcattataaaaaattctaaataaaaaaatgtcaacTACCTCAGTCGTGCACTCAGTTTCTGTAGCAGAATTGCTTGAGCTATTACAAATATTTATATCGTCCATATCAATATGGGTATCAAATGAGTGAATTTCTTCTGACGACGGCTGCATGTTCAAGTCTATAACAAATGCCACGTTGATGTCTaagattataaataaaataatggtcattataatattagaaaaagacaaaattgtaattaattaaaatatatgcaAATTAATAACCAAGTGTCCATTTGGTTAAACAGTTTGGATCAGTAAGACCAAaaaaaatcttgtgctatttgATAGATTTTTGGATGTGTTCTAGCAATATTGTAAGGCTcagtttggtaaagtttttactttttaaaagtagcttataaaagctaacttttaaaagatgactttttaaaagttgtagcatttatgtttggtaaattaaattaaaaattgcttttaataatcacaagcaacaacaattgcatttggtaaaatagcttttaaaatttaaaaatactataatagacataaatgtaagcattaaatttgaaaattagttaacatatgaggttatattagacttttaaattttgaaaagcacaagccaactttgaaaagctctatcTTAAGTGCTTTTAAAAGTATcccgatcttttaaaagctgcaagcacaagcatatgatcttttttatttaccaaacacaaaatgaggagcttgagcttttaaaaagcacaagcacctcttcaaaaaactttaccaaaccaagcctaagttcgattgtattattttaaatgtGTAACAAATTTACGAAATAAACTATTTCCAACCATTATCTAAAATACCCACCAATAacgtcaataaaaaaattaagatgaaTAAATATTAATGCTCAAACAAGTAATAAAAATTCCAATTAATACCATGATAATATatgttagatattttttataaataataaacaacttagattaattgttgattataataattttgaaaacgttaatgttcaaataagtatcgaaaaaaatccaactaatagttaaaataataaatattatatgcattttatcaaaaataaatatattaattgtattattaacatttatattgtattattaaaGTTGGCacaattttggatgtgttttaaaaatattttgtataaaatatcatACTATCAGATGTATTATAATCGAAAAAAAAAGCAAcccaattttaaattaattgttgattataataattttgaaaacgttaatattcaaataagtatcgaaaaaaatccaactaataatttaaataataaatattatatgcaTTTGATcgaataaaaaatcaaaagattaattgtattattaacgtttaaatttaaatatttaaagttggcataattttagatgtgttttaaaagtattttgaataaaatatcatACTATCAGATGTGTtagaaatgaaaaataacaacataattTTTATGACCATACCATCTACATCTTCTCTTTTAAACTCcatatttttttttgcttctttgctCAAACTACTTACGTACAAAGTATTTTATTTGTAACAActctattaataaattaaataagatcaaCATTGTTCTAATTAAATAAGAATAgagtttttatatttaaattaaaatataattaaaaatgttaaacatgatatttcttaacaaattacGTAAACACATGTGTGGAAAGTAGTGATACCTTTCACTAATGCAGAACGAGAGAGTGCTTCAGCTCTGGAAGATGGTGATACGTCTTCACCAATGAAGATGAGAGGAAGAATTCAGCTGGAAGGTACCTTTTTGGTTTTGGATTCACTAATGCACTGGGAAAGTCCCGTAGAATAAGCAATAAAAAACTTTATTTGTTACGTGAAGACGTGAAGTTACGAAAGTAAAGCAAAGTCATAGTAACTACCAATGAAGTGggtggattttaaaatttaaattaaattcatttatagATCTGTATCTACAAAATAGGAacatgttttaataaaaaaataattaaatattatttaaatctgaTTAAAGACTGATTAAAGGTTGATTAGTATTGTACAACTAGCATTTTTCATATCATTGATGAATAGAGAGATTAATTATTTTCCTTATTGCTCAATTAGGCATGTTACTTGTTCCATCAGCAGGAATTTGACGCTTAACAAAAAGCACATCACTTTATTTGGATGTCTTAATTCATTATATGCTTAGTTTTGTTTCCCATCTTTTTGTTATTTGCTTTTATAAATGTGATATATATTTGAGTTAGTCTAATATTTCCCTATCAAGTAAACCATCCCTTTTTAGTTAACTATATATACACCGATCAAGGGcgaaattagattaaattttaaagatggaataaaattaattttacaacaaaaaaaaaatttaaaaggattaaattaaaatttatacatcatttagaaaaaaattttaaagttttggATTCATTTCTCTCTTTTATTGTACGAGTCTCAACCCCTTACACAAAGACATTGCTAAATTTTGAGACTTTTATTCACCGATGTTTaaatcatcaataatcatcactaAATTTTGGTGCCACCTTAAATACTAATTAGTGCATAGTAATGTTATCGTCGTGTAGTATTTACCGACGACCGTTGAtaagtattttgtttttaaattttataaatagataaattaattattgacatATCCAGACTGTtagtaatataaattaaattttaatacaaaaataattctaCTGACGGTTAGATTgtcaataaatattaattttataaaaaaataaatatatatatatatttacttttataaattaattatttaacataGTTTTATGACggctattaaattaatttttaacctaaTTTTATAACGTCTTATTTTATCAAAGGTTCTGCTGTtggtctaattaaattaattattgttcaCGACATCTTAATTTACAAACGGCTAAATTATCATTATTGTTTTATTATATAAATGGCTTGAAACTGTTAGTAATATCAATCGAAAATTTTCGGCGTCCATTTTATCAACGTATTTTTATCGACGGTATGACCGTCGTTATAACCGTCAGTAAAATAGTCGGTTTTGTATTGGTTTAACTCAAAATTGAAACATGAATACTTTTGATGAACAATAAAAGCATAAAGAGA
Encoded here:
- the LOC112749015 gene encoding protein FAR-RED IMPAIRED RESPONSE 1-like, with protein sequence MKEQNSNFFYDIFLYSDNSLNHAFWADARSRAAYEYFGDVVSFDTTYKLNKYEMPVAAFVGVNHHGRSCLFGCALLGNEETESFEWLMQTFIKCMEKTPDGILTNQCGAMATAIRNVMPNTRHRLCIWHITRKIPHKLGKLSRYEEIKATMHGIIWESHSRETFESSWYDFVEEYTLHDNNWLNEHEFWAGMRSTQWSESMHSFFDKYLTCRRSLIQFVHQYDNCLANKEQQELECDAADNRGLIPCVSNFPIEKQLQYEYTNGIFRNVQAEFIKKCDCNLSPRVVKDNQYFYEETQQKIIKGMSFYSEYEVVFCPISHQVRCNCFRFESYGILCCHVLSVLSQCRVDKVNSSYILSRWSKNVYRKHTHIRSSHDSRRSNESMNIFRGLCVDFYNVAQDFVHDKEEADILRSAFASAKVALTEHRAKHSESVCTSECPDGLNALRSPPHVVPRGRPSFKRLEVDVDRKIKNGTKKLRASSKHTKKVAAVEGDKHLNKATERRITASKHPKDFAHIEEDCFTHNTFSCILEHFHHAKNTQMDSLILKLGGIYNIVEFVLEPFYSCALL